In Gimesia chilikensis, the DNA window GTCCTGCAATCCGTTCGACGCGATACCTACAGCAGCAACCCCTTCCGATATCGAATTTGACATCCCTTCACCGGTAAATGGCTCCAGATATCCGGCTGCATCCCCCACCAGTAACAGCCGATGGGAGGCAGGCCTCACCGTTTTCCTGGTCAATGGGATCGTCCCTTTGAGATTCATACTTCTCATCACCGGAGGAACAGGAAACCCTGATTCTTCCATGATGCTCATCACTGCGGCAGTTGGACTCTGCTGATGTTTAATAAATTCACGATCGATGGCAGAAGCCACGTTCAGTTGATTCGACTCGACACGTGCCAACCCCACATAGCCGTGCCTGTGAATTGCCATATGAATCGTGCCCGCAGGATAATCTGAGATTTGATCACCGGGCAAGATGACTCCTGCACCAATTCGAGAATCGTGAGAAATTTTACTTTCGAACTCTCCACATTGTTTCAGGCTGGGATGACCAAGACCATCTGCTGCTAATACAACTCGCGCTCGGGCCACTCCACATAATGCTCCCTGCTGAAATAAATCTATTTTGCGAGTGAAACCAGAAATTGCTTCGTTGCATACCAGTGCCTTCGTCTCAGCAAGAAAACTCACTCCTGACTGCTGAGCCATTCGAACCAGCTGAAGGTCCAATGCAGAACGGGAGACTGCCAGTCCTCCGGGCAGGGGAATCTTTAATGCCCGCCCCTGGTAACGCATTTCAAACTGATCTAAGGGAACGGCATCGAGTTCATCGAGGGCTGCTGCCAAACCTGCTTCCTGCAACGCATTCACAGCTCTCTGATTGAGACAACCGCCACAGACTTTGTAACGTGGAAACACTTTTTTTTCGACGAGAAGTGTTTTGAGTCCTGCCCTGGCTGCCTGATGAGCCGCTACAGTACCCGCAGGTCCGGCACCAATGACAAGTATATCCCACTCTTGCCGGCTCGCATCCGCGATACTGATTGACTTAAGCGCAGTCATACCCGACTCCACTCCAGCAGAAATCTTTGAGGCCAGTGTCGGGAAATTTGAACCTGGTTTAAGCCCGCCTGTCGGGCCAACTGTTCTGTCTCGTCAATTGAAAATGCCGCCGCGACGGAAATAGGACCATCCGTGTGTACAATTGGCGATCGCGTTAATAAACGGCAGCCACACCAGGCCAGCCAGTACCCCAGTCGGGTCCTGCGCAGATCATTTATCAGCAATAAATGTCTGGTTGATTCTGACATCCATTGCATCAGTTGTACCGCCTGGGGTTCATCGAGATGATGCAGAAATAGCGAACACATCACAAGATCGTATTTACGTTCTGCAGGTTCCTGGAAAATATCACTCTGGAAAAAATGAATCTTCTCCAACCCTTTCTGTTGAGCCTTTTCGGTCGCGTGTCTGACGGCATATTCACTGATGTCACATCCGGAGATTTCGATGTCCAGTCCCGTCTGCCGGGCGCGCATCGCCAGATCGATACTGACATCGCCCCCTCCGCTGGCAATATCCAGGATCTTCACAGGTCTCTGATCAATCGTCTGAGCCAGCTTTGACAGAGGCCCCCAGAAGATGGAACTACTGCGGCTGAACCAGTTCACGCGACTCAAGCCTGTAAGTGCACTACCATGCTCAGCATCACTGAGGCCCGGCTGATCCATCAATTCCGGCTCGCGTTGTCGAATCTGTAAATTCATAATCCCTCTGAATTTCTGACGCGCTTACAATCGCGGTTCCGTGTGAGTCTTCATGAATATAAAATTACTACTATTTTAATAGTATTTCAATGAGGTGGATCTTCGTTAAACCTTGTTATTCTGTCAAGATAAGTCTGATCCTGATTAGTTTAGCTGGTGTCCAGTTATTATAGAAAACCAGAGTGGAATCTGTATCAGCAAAGTTCAAATATCACAATTCAGAGCGAGTAACGTGTCTGATTCGGTTCGTAAATGATTCCTCGGACTTCTCACTATACATCCATCTCTGCATTGTCTATTTTAAGATGAATCTTACATTTTCAATCCGGTATACTGATATCGCATCCTGATGACAGGCAGATCTTCTCTTATGTCTTCCTTTCCGACATTTCTCGAATCACTGTTTGATGATGGACATGTCCTGGTTCCAGAAATCGAAACACTTCAGGAAGAGGAACTCCTGGATGCGAGATACGTCATCAGCAATTTTGAGAAGCTATATCGACTGGAATTGCCTCGAGAGATTCCCTCCCTCGATATCACCCTGGCTGAACGAGCCGCAGTTTTATTTTATCGTGCCTGTCAATTTGTCGTTCTGCGCAATGCGCCCCCTCAGCAACTCGATGAAGAATTAAACGAGATACAAAATTTCCCTGATACGCCCGAGTCTCATTATGCAGTCGATCTGGTATTCCGATTCCTGCCTGATCTGTTTCGCCTTTCAAAATCAATGATGGAAAATGACCCGCTACTGAAACATCTGCATGACTGGGCGAACCGCTGGCCTTTATCGTCTGTCGGCATTAAAGAGATTGATGTGCCGTTCCCGATTGAGGGTTTCGTAGATTGTCCGGGACTACTCCGCCTTTATTGCGACCGCATCCTGGCAAGAAACGATGTCTCTCGCCTGGATGATCCTCGCGTCAGAACACTTGTCGAGGCATCCTGGGGAATGTATCCTGAACTTGCGCCCAATATCCACAAACACATCCAACATGAAATAAAACAGCAAGATGGACCAGACAACTGAGCCGCAGACTCAAGAGTTGGCACTCAGCCTAAAGCTGAAAGATACGATTCTATCCCCCATGAAACAGACATTTGTGGGTAAAGATGAAATCATTGATCTGCTCGGCATCTGCCTGGTAGCTCGTGAGAACCTCTTTTTGCTGGGCCCCCCCGGAACTGCCAAAAGTGCGCTGGTGCAGGATTTATCTCGACGCATTGAAGGCAATATCTTTGACTACCTCCTCACTCGATTTACCGAACCCAATGAGATTTTCGGACCTTTCGATATTCGCAAACTCCGTGAAGGTGAACTGATCACGAATACTGAGGGGATGTTACCGGAGGCCACTTTTGTATTCCTGGATGAACTGCTCAATGCCAATAGCGCGATTCTGAACAGCCTGTTGATGGTACTCAATGAACGTATCTTCCGCAGGGGACGTGAAACGAGGGCACTGCCGACCCTGATGGTAGTCGGAGCCAGTAATCACCTGCCCGAGGATAGTGCACTGGGCGCGTTGTTTGACCGCTTTCTGGTCCGCGTGCGTTGTGATAATGTCGAACCCGATCAGTTGTCACAGGTATTGACGGCTGGCTGGAAAATGGATGTCAAGCGTGAACAGACACAGGGGACCATGTCCATTGATGAGATTCGCAGCTTGCAAAACAGTCTCGCGCAGGCAGACTTCAGTCAGGTGCAGTCTGATTATGTCGCGTTGATTCATCGTATGCGAAAAGCAGGAATTGATGTCTCGGACCGCCGCGCTGTGAAACTGCAGCGTCTGCTGGCTGCCAGTGCAATTCTATCCGGTAGATTGAAAGTTAACCGTACCGATTTCTGGATTCTCCGTTCCATCTGGCACACGGAAGAGCAGATTGAAATACTGGCCTCGCTGGTAAATGATGCCATTGACCAGGCAGATGAAACGGAAAAACAGTCAGGACATCCCCGTTCACGTTCCGCAGACGTCCCCGACCCCGAATTACTGGTTCGCGATATCGAGCAACTGGAACAACGCTGTGATGACGAAAGTCTCACAGAGATCGAACGAGCTCAGTTACAGGATCAGGTTACCCTTCTTGCGTCGCGTTGTCAGTGGGTAGAATCGGATCAACAGAAAACGTTTCTTACTGAAAAAATAAATAAACTGCGTGAACGACTGCATTCGCTCTCAGATTAAGTCGGCGATTAGATCAAAATAGTTCATTCCGGACAGATCAATGACAACACAGTGGGTACTGCGTCTCCCTGCAGAGCAATTGAAATCGCTGAGCTCACTCCGCCTGGAGAAACAGATTCAGGCTAGCGCCCTGGACCAGGAAATCTGGCTCCGTGGTTCAACGCTGGATGAGAACCTCACACGAACACTGCGATCAATTCCCGACAGTGAACTTTTTAATCTGGAAAAAGACGCGCAACTCATTCCCACCGGTCGCCATGTCCCCCTGGGTTATCTGCCTGAAACGGAATGGCTGCCACTTCCGGAATGGTTAACCGTACAACTGCAGGCTCCCGCCCTGGCTGGAAAGACAGACGACCGTATCTCGTTTGAGCTGGTGCGCAGTCAACAGAATTTGAAGGCGAACGTATTGCTGACAACGCTTGTCAATTTAAAAAAACTCGTTGATTGCGATTCCCAGATCCGTTTGAAACCATTGCAATACGCGGTCGACAGTCAGCAACGGACCATTATTCGAGGTACTCCCCTGCCCTCAGTTGAAGGATCTTTTTTCTGTGAACAAAAGGGGATCGCTGTCGCAGCAGGCTGGGTATGGTCTCCTCAGGTAGATGTCGATGTTCTGCAGTCACTGTTCAAGCTAAATCCGGGTGATGTTGTTTTACTTCACGCGGATCAATCACGCGAGTTCATTCGCGCGGACCAGTTCACTCCATTAACACGCTCCTCTGTCAGATTGACACTTCAGCGGTTTGATAACACTTCGTCCTCTGATCCAGTATGAGAGGGAATAATTATCTTCATGAGTGACCTCAGCAAAGATATTCGCAAATACCTGAGCCCTTCCCGGGACGCATTCTGGAAGTGGACTGATGCAGGAGAAGTGATTGCCTGGCAGGATGGAAGTACAATCCTGTTTCGACAGGAACTGGAGGAAATTCTTTCGCACCTTGCTCCGCAGGGGCTGCCTCCATTAGACCTGTTATTAATTCTGTTGGCGGGGATGCGAGATCCGATTCATGACCTGGAACGGCTTGAAGCACAGGTCAAAGATTTCGCCTCGCTTTCCCCTGTCGTTTCCAGAACGGAAGCGCTCTCATCCACACAGGGAATCCTGGAATCAGGACTGAAAAAAGTTCAGCAGTTGCCTGGTGAACTGCGTTCCCGGACACAGGGTAAAGCGCTGATTGCAGAATGCGTATTTGATTTCTCAAGTCAAAGGACGTCTCCTGAACTGGCACGAGCTATCGTCGATGAAGTTTCCTCAGGACTGGAGGAGGTCATCTTTGACCCGATATTTGAGAGTATTCAAGTCAAACTCTCCCAGCGATTGACGCTCAAGGAAGTCAGTCATTTCCTCAATGGACTGGAACAGCTTGATGCGGAAAAATTAAGGCTGCGCGAGACTACCGGGCTGGATGAATTGCCTCTCCCGGATGCACTGGACATCCCCTTTGCGGATCAGGTTCGACAACTCATCGCGGAATTGAAAGAAGATCGGGAACACAGTGGCCTGGCCAGGCTGGCTCAGAACCTCTTGGCGGCAGTATCCATTCCGCGACCAGTTGCCGAGCCGGAAGACCTGGCACATGGTGGTGTTTCTGATATCTGTAATCGTGGTCCCCTTGATCGCTTACTGCTCAGTGAACTTGCTAATGATGACTTAACTTTAACTGTGCGGATCGCAGTGAATGAAGCCCTCTATCTGCGCAGAGAAGCATCACCACATCCACCACAACGGTGCAGGACTTTGCTCATCGACTGTGGAATTCGTACCTGGGGCATTCCGCGTGTCTATCTGGCTGCAGTCGCTATGGCCCTGGCTGCTTCTACCGATCATCAGACTGAATTCAGAGCGTTCCGGGCATTTCAGAAACAACTCGAAACTGTAGATCTGGCATCTCGCGAAGGTCTTGAAGAGTTGCTGCAGGCCCTGGACAGTCATCTGCATCCGGCGTTCGCTTTACCTGATTTTCTCAAACAGCTCGATGAAGTAGAATCCGATCCGGAACCAGTGCTATTAATCACTGAGGACGTCTGGCATGACCCGGAATTTCAGACTGCACTACGAACTGTAGAACTTGATATTCTGCACATCGCTACTGTCAAACGCGATGGTCACTTCCAGTTGATCGAGAAAAGCTTACGGGGTAATAAAATCGTATGTAATCTGGAACTGGATCTGGAAAGCCTGTTTGATACGGCTTCTTCAACGATTGCCCCCCTCGTAAGACAGGAGGGTTTTGAAGGTTTACCGGCCATCTTTGCCGCTCATCCCTTTCCTTTGAATCTCGCGTACTCATTCCAGCAGAACAAACAGGTCACCTGGTGGGTTCCCGGCTATGGACAGATTGGTGTTACAGATTCCGGTCTTCTGTTGTACTGGCCCAAATCACATACGGGAGCTCAGTTGCTGGCATTCGGTATTCCCCAGTTAAAAGGCAGGAATATCTGCTGGAAAACAGGGATTCCTGATCAGGGAAGAATATCGCTGCTCACAGGCGACCTTCAGAATTCCGAACTTCAACTGCTACACATAGACCTGGAACAGAAGAGTGTCACACATATTCCCATTGAGCTGAAGCAGATGGAATTCACCGCGATCTGCGCCCATCACGGCTTCCTGTTTCTGATCAATGAAACATTCAATACCATTATCGCCATCGATCCTGCTACGGGCGAACGCGTTGGTTCCTCACATTATTCGTCTGACTTGATTCTGGCCTGTGACCGTTTTTTCCGCACATTGGATCGGAGCCAGTGGCTCGCACTCTCCTTTGATATATCTCGGGGACAGCCCGTGATGACCGATTTCAGCCTGGGAACAGTGAATCCCAACGATGTAGTCACCATTTTCGAACGTGACCCTGACATTGGACCAGTCTGTATCCTGTGGAAGGGAGGTAAAATCTATTTTCCCGCCAGAGAAGAACTGAAAACCATTCCGGTCATGGATTCTGTAAAAGTCGAATCAATCTCAAGCGAGGATATCTCCACCGATGGGCAGATTGTTGCGATCAAACTGGACAACACTTTCAGCTGGGACAGATGTGTCCTCAATCTATATAGCATGCAGGCCGAATTGAAACCTGCGCGGCCAGACATTCAGAAATGGATAGATCAGCCGGCGCACTGGAAAAATTCCGGCCGAAACATCCGCAAAAAGTTTATGGGAATCCTGGTGACGGAATCAGGTGAGCTGGTTTTGAAAACGACAAAACAGTCAACATTACGGATTTCGTATCAACCGGATTTGAAGTATATCATGCTGCAGGGTTCGCGAATCTCATCCAGTGATCAACGACGACTGAAAACCTTTAAACAGGTCAAACATAACCGGGATCTGGGATGTCATTTATCTGTCGCTACCTGGGATGATGGTTCACAGGCTTTCCTGGATTCTCGAGGCATGCTGCATCTCAAAAGTGCAGACATCAAAATTCCTGAAGTATCTATCTGTCTGGTAGAGGGTAAAACATCAGGCTGGTGCAATGATGGACGTTTCTGGGGCGATGCATATTTCTGTGGTGAAAACGAATGTAGCAGTCCCCAACCGATCTTTGATGCAGCGATCAAGAAATTCGGGGAGCACCTGACATGAACACGGCTACCCTCCAGTTACAATATCATCCAAAACCTGTTAGAGACACGACAGCCTGGTTTCTGCCGGGTAACCGTCCCGAAGTATGGCTCGATGAGATCAGCCAATGGGAAGTCGCCCAGATGTCGCTCAAGCTGTATTTGATTCCTGAATCAAATCAGAGCCGGAGGCCATGTGGTCTGCTGGCCGTTTCGGATCAGCAGATCCGGTCCCGGCAGGGAGTGCCCTATGGAAAGATGGCTTCACGTCTTTATCTACCGGTTGAAGCTTCGCTTCGACCAGCAGTTTCGCTACAGGAACTGGAAAACCTGCTGCGCCCCCCTTATACCTGGATCTGGCATCCGGCAGCGGGTCTTGTCGCTTGTGAGCAGCAGGATGAATTAACGGTTGCGGATTTTTTTAAGCCCTGTATTTCCCGGGATTCCAACTGGGATTATGCGGTTCCTGGAATAGCAATCTCATCACAGCTGCAGACGATCTCCCTGATTCAGTTTCCTAGTCTGGATACGTTATTTGAAGAGGAAGAAAAAGAGATTGGTTCGGACCAGGATTCCCTGAAGAAGCTCCCTAAAAATCCAGATGAATCAGTATTCAATAATCTTCCGAATCCGCTCAAGCTTCCGCATGCACTGTTTGCCAAGGCGATCCTTTCATTTACGAGCAAGGTACCTACCCGTAATCATGGTGTCCCTAACTGGATTAATCATCTGGAAAACTGGGCTGGAAAACAGCTGTTCTCTGCGTTCAGGCCGGATCAGTCTAAACGCAATAGAGAGATTAAACGCCTGCTCAATCTGCTGGGTAATAATCCGGATGAAGGTCTGAAATATGCACTACCCATGGGCGGCGATCCCGGTCACCGGGGTATTGCTCCGCCCGGAGACACCCTCTCCAGGCGTGACATGAATGTCGATTTCACCAGTATGGGATCGAGAGGAG includes these proteins:
- a CDS encoding NAD(P)/FAD-dependent oxidoreductase, with protein sequence MTALKSISIADASRQEWDILVIGAGPAGTVAAHQAARAGLKTLLVEKKVFPRYKVCGGCLNQRAVNALQEAGLAAALDELDAVPLDQFEMRYQGRALKIPLPGGLAVSRSALDLQLVRMAQQSGVSFLAETKALVCNEAISGFTRKIDLFQQGALCGVARARVVLAADGLGHPSLKQCGEFESKISHDSRIGAGVILPGDQISDYPAGTIHMAIHRHGYVGLARVESNQLNVASAIDREFIKHQQSPTAAVMSIMEESGFPVPPVMRSMNLKGTIPLTRKTVRPASHRLLLVGDAAGYLEPFTGEGMSNSISEGVAAVGIASNGLQDWDESLEQQWLHTHQTLTEGRSHWCRYLSQLLRSPTAINVGLRLFRWFPNVARPIVASLNH
- a CDS encoding AAA family ATPase, whose protein sequence is MDQTTEPQTQELALSLKLKDTILSPMKQTFVGKDEIIDLLGICLVARENLFLLGPPGTAKSALVQDLSRRIEGNIFDYLLTRFTEPNEIFGPFDIRKLREGELITNTEGMLPEATFVFLDELLNANSAILNSLLMVLNERIFRRGRETRALPTLMVVGASNHLPEDSALGALFDRFLVRVRCDNVEPDQLSQVLTAGWKMDVKREQTQGTMSIDEIRSLQNSLAQADFSQVQSDYVALIHRMRKAGIDVSDRRAVKLQRLLAASAILSGRLKVNRTDFWILRSIWHTEEQIEILASLVNDAIDQADETEKQSGHPRSRSADVPDPELLVRDIEQLEQRCDDESLTEIERAQLQDQVTLLASRCQWVESDQQKTFLTEKINKLRERLHSLSD
- a CDS encoding methyltransferase domain-containing protein; the protein is MNLQIRQREPELMDQPGLSDAEHGSALTGLSRVNWFSRSSSIFWGPLSKLAQTIDQRPVKILDIASGGGDVSIDLAMRARQTGLDIEISGCDISEYAVRHATEKAQQKGLEKIHFFQSDIFQEPAERKYDLVMCSLFLHHLDEPQAVQLMQWMSESTRHLLLINDLRRTRLGYWLAWCGCRLLTRSPIVHTDGPISVAAAFSIDETEQLARQAGLNQVQISRHWPQRFLLEWSRV